AGGATCAAGAAAGAGTAGAGCAGAAACACACTCCGCTTCTGCCCTTTCTCTCTAGGCGGGCATGCATGCATGGATGTCTGCCTCAGCTGCTCACCGGGTAATACCCCTTTTCCACTGACGCTTTCagagagaacagcagcgccagaagcGGGAACGAGGGAGTTCCAGAATACCATGCGCGAACGCAACAAGAGAAGTGAAGAGCAGCGGAAGTGGGGGCAAGTGAGAAACGAGCGCGAGCATCCGTGCTACGCTGACTCATTCGACACgtgccttccccctctcacaTTACCTTTCCGACACTAAcatcttttccttttttttctactcTTTCGTCTTGATTCAACGCAGCATATAGGCAACGAAGTGGCGGGGACGGACGAGAAGAGCCTGTTAGGTGCATGGCTCCATTCGACGGCAGAACGCTTCGTCCTAAAAGACCCAATTTtagctgcagtgcagcagagGCTTGGGTGGCCTGTAGTGGTGTGCGCGTCACTTTTCCCGGCTTGCACGTAGCGGAACGATCGTAATAAATAAAAACGATTTGGGGCGTTTTGTTTTAGAGTCTGCTGGGGTGACCAATCTGAAACCCGCGATCACGTCATCTTGGCCCGTCCGCGTGTCCATTCCCGGCGCGGGTGCACGAGTCCAGCCCCACCCCTGCCCCCGCCCTGGCGTAGGCCTGTCGCCTGGTGCAACGCAGCCGTAAGCGCGCTCTACAGTAATGCGCCGGCtcagtcatcggagcaccgccccgccaccatcgccacacaccccacactccgcaggtcgccacACCCGGTGCATCCCACGGGccggcgcaggctccccacgccagtgggcagcgagggtcgCGGTGAGACGCGCTGACACTCCGCTCATCCTATCGATGGCACAAGCCTAGGCACGGCTGCAGGACGCTCCGACACGGTGCCATCCAGACCCGGCCcaccgacaccagcagcgacacaccATTCTGACCTTTCTACTTCGTAGGCACAGGGCCCTGCCGCCACCAGGAGTGGCTCAGCATTgccagggagaggggggctgtCTGGCCTTCCCACAGAGAgtaggggaagggggtgggggtgttgGGCACCTGATACGCCACGCATCGAggtgtgccccccccccgtcatcgggggaggggggatccGAAGcaagacgagaaaaaaaagaatgaAAGGGgagcgaacacacacacacaggacagacatgaagagagagggggcaagagaggaggagcagaggagAAATAATAAATGCAACAGACGCGTCAACAAGGACGACGTGCAgccagaaaagagagaaggagaaggggaggagacgTTTGTCAAAAGGGGCGCGGAAAGTGAAAAAGAGCGTCGGCAAGCGATGCAGTGCATCACCCGAGTGAAAAGACACGcagaaacaacaaaaaaaaaacagcaagACAGCGCCTAAGGCGACCGCCACGGCTCAGGAAGCGCCTTTCAGAGAAAGCCGGCAATGAAATCGACCACAAGCCGATGTTGTCATCAGtgatgaagagagaaaggaaaagaaggagagtccctcccacccctctcGTCCGTTGCCTTCACCAGCATGGTCACTTcaatgaaggagagagagaggagggggagcgcATTCTCTCCACGAGAAGTAGAGGATACAAATAGCAGTAAAGGTGGGAGAGGTTGAACAGGTCTAAGAGCGAGAAACACAGAGAAGTGGTTGGCAGAtgcatctctccctcctcctcagtaCATGTCCAacggccgcagcgacgacgaggaggaaggagagggaaagactGGGGAGGGAGGCCACATCAAAGCAAAACAGACGAACGAATGTACGCCCCCACCCCTACCGGAACACAAAACAGAAAGtgagcaccgcagcagccgcccTCGCCCAATGACTCTACGGGCGATTTCACCGACTCACTCGCTAGCACAGAGATATCATTTTAGGATCGCTTCatccacagagagagaggacgcaATGTGGAGGAAATAAAGCGGAGCAGAAATGAAAGATAGCTTGCACATCGCAGACGCGCCGCTCAGTCGTCGTCTCCTATATCTAACGATGCCATGCGCCAGTCCCACCGGTACGTTCCCGTACGCTTGTCCGCCAGTCGCCCTAATGTCTGGGTGTCAccgctgcgcgtgctgctaGCCGCCACGCCAGACCCATGGTGGCGGGACTGGCGCTCGTGGCGTTCGCAAGAGGCTGAGACATGGTAATGGCGATCACCCTTcctagcgctgctgcgttcgCAAACAGAGCCCGACCCGGCGCCGGATGCCCCGGGGAACACAATCGACGCGGGTTCCAGGCTTGCACAGCTGTGCGAAATCTGTGCTCCAGTCAGGCTGGTAGCCCCGGCCCCAaagccgccaccgctcgccactgaggtgctgcagttCGTGGAATGCATCCGGTCATGGTGGTAGCGTTGCGCACTTGCCGGGTCCGTGGTGGCGTCGCTGAAGTAGCTGCCTGCGTGGGAATGCGTGCGGTTATGAGAATGGCGCACCCTCACCGTCACATTCACCGACCCATCTGCGGGACCACCGCCCTCGCCACACAGCACCCCAGTACCCTCCATTATGGTGCAGCCGGTCTGGTACGGGCTGCTAGCGTATCTGGCGTGGTGCCAGTGCTGCCCGCCCATCATCAAAGTGCCACTGCTGTTCGTGAAGGTGGAGTTCGACTCATCCCGTTGAAGCAGCAGGGGCGATGCAGTAGTTATCGCAGATGCGCTGAGGCAGTCCTTACAGGTGTTCGACATACCGGGTGAGCAGGTGCCTGGACTCTggaggggcagaggcggcggcgctgctgttgagtagtggtggctgtggcggtggatgTTGATGGGTACGAAAGACATAGAAACGGAAGAACCACCGCCAGGCGAGTCGTCGCACTGAAACGAGACTCCTCGTCTTCTCGGAGAGCTGAGAGGCGTTATATCCGCCATACCCCTTTTAGACCCATCAATGTCTGCTTCAAAGTTCAAATGATCCCGGAAGGAGATCGACGCTGTCCGTTGGCTTCCTGGTGCTACGATGAACGAGCTCATCTCATTCTCCTGTCGCGTAAGAGAGACGTCAGCTGCCACACCAACAGGTGCGCCTGCCTCGTAGCAGTGGCCCTCAGCATTAGCGGGCAGCGAGTAGGGTTGCACGAAGGAGACAAAGTCTTCTCCGGGGCTGCTCTCCGCCGTTCccgcgtgctgccgctgtggttgcagctgcggtggtggtgttgcgTACACGTATGGTAAATTAACGCATCCGTCTCCAAACATCTGCTTTGCAACTTCAGTAATACCTGTTGCTCCGCTGCTCATCCTTGTGTTGTAGCGCCAAGCGGCATTGCTGGGGCTGTtgttgcagctgccgtcgTAGCCTGCGGGCAGCTCATATTCATCGGAGACGTAGTAGTAGCCGCCGTAGCTTGGCGAGGTCTTAGCACTACTATGGGGGACTGTAAAGCCCGGAGGCGGTGGAAGTCCTCGGTAGCTATAGCCGGGAGTGTAACCGTTCTGCTCGTAGAGGCCACGCAGCAGTGACGGGGGTGGcagttgcagcagcggcggcggcagcggcggcggtgggtaGACATCATAAAACGGCGGTGAAAAATAGGGGCTGTACCCTGGCGAGTATTGCAGAGCACAAGCTGTTTCGCTGCCGCTACCAGTCGAGCTCATGGTGGAAGGGGCTCGGTACTTTCTACCGGCGCCGACTTTGTTGCTCTTGCGGCTCGGCTCATGCTGCTCACCAGCTAGCATTGGGGGCTGCAGGGATCGTAGCAGCGTTGGTGCCTTGTTCAGATTGCCTGCCGCTAGGGTCGTTGCAtgggcagcggtggaagtGATGGTTGTTCCAGTGACTCccacagtgctgctgcctgaagcgccgtcgctctctttcgcccCCTTCGTCCTCTCCGCGGTCGCCGCCTGTGCATGTATGGCGGCAGCCAAGGTGGAAGTTGACGGTGGTGAAGACTTGCCCTGCTTGTCTtctgtcgcagcagcagtgtaaGTAACGACCACAGGTGGCTTCTCCTTCGCTACCTCGGCCTTCTTCCAGTTCTCCGCTGGAGTCGTCTTGACCCACTTCGTGGTCTCGGGCTGGgtagcaacagcagcgacgtccaCAGTCGCCACCATACTTTCGGCGCTGACAGCGGCAGGGGAAGCCGCCTCACCCTCAGTCCTCAACTCAACAGCTGTAGGGGTGGAGGCAGAGACTAGCGATGCAGCGACGCTCACCGCTTTCTgtgccttcttcttcgccttcgtggttgaagcagcggaggcggtggcggtggtaatGGCGGCATCGGTCGCCAGAAGACCCAGTACGGCTACAGTGCCGCCAGACTTTTCCTCCCCCAGCGCCGCAGGCTCCTGCCTGTTCGGTGCTGCGCCCATTGGAGCCCTCACTGGCGGCGTCACTTTCGCCTTCGACTCACCCCCATCTTTCGGCGGAGGCTTTGTGGTAGCTGACGGCGCTGGTGTGGACAAAGTGGCGGttggtgaggaggaggcaactGCCAGAAAGACTTCAGGAGCCGTACCGGGCACGAAGACCGCCTTGGgctgcagcttcttcttGTGATGCTTCTTGCCGCTTGCCTTCAGGAACCACGGTGTCACGGCGATGATACGGCACATGCCCTCAATCAAGTTCACCCGCCATAGACACGACGCCCCATCACCAATGATCCCGTCGGCCTCCGGCGGCACAACCGACGGCTCCACACCCTTGCTGGGAATGACCGTTCTGGACTCCCCCTCAGCTGGATCGGACGCGTGCAGCACGCAGCCTGCGTACTTCATCGAGCCTCCATCACCGCTGgtgccctccctctgccgCACCCAATGTGGGTCCTCTGGGCTCGCCTCGCGAGCAAGCTTGCAGGCGTTGCGTAGCTCGCCGAGaagcagctcctccaacGGTAggctacacacacgcagcacgcgcgcctCCGCGGGCGTCTCGGCTTCCAGCCGCACTAAGCAGAGCACCGTgttgcagcgcagc
The DNA window shown above is from Leishmania panamensis strain MHOM/PA/94/PSC-1 chromosome 31 sequence and carries:
- a CDS encoding hypothetical protein (TriTrypDB/GeneDB-style sysID: LpmP.31.1440); protein product: MGAAPSRETVEHWLSQPPFYGQRQRIVLIPLLKRFFPSPDCSLFVQLYEAQCDPTVRYYYYANASANKVQAVPTSPVSSTVSATPEGVGNVASSNYLAEVVGSAPAYCPPADVLPAVSWTREAMYDAYITNGGEKMVYETDEEMLRAYRADATSVRPLPCAVAFLYHGPPSAASYTTLASARDASNGRGARSALTTGAASGGAHSFPEDCTELLGVYVKATGFIGDVRGLGASRARKLQDYEMQMFLTKSAGDHHRTHVLITAVYTYAEQWQRACLHCVPCDLAMRELAPVSTQDSGTADKDLGDVFFYYKPFSQPHDMFVEASRTAGHHRVGKAAAAEGSEQGGGTFKLEETVQFWAPPPLPSLVIRSRRANVSLLCFLREVRTCVRSFFLFHFKHYLDHQDSLKLENSEGRGGADSGEDWRTEKTCPINSLDRRAGERHFFHMPPPGSAQMWLQEATRVTLPLTEDDYEGTDMDTESMLNFYLMAPYVLALVEFIVVCLLHNINPLELFRLSSEPEDLAMAAASAGCLKKGLTTTREAPAADPVRDDASFLNTAAMMASSPTLQHSLSFIRLPDENMLVQPWPPSSTRVEASGEASSTIAAAGSPTGAGLLSAWRSRHTDHHLFWSVGPDVVNRRSATAALLHWYTTEKAPVVWGYSLDEKGHDAVADGKENAIVSCNVSAQVFPSLSLESYMSTVTVNGHTEELLRCNTVLCLVRLEAETPAEARVLRVCSLPLEELLLGELRNACKLAREASPEDPHWVRQREGTSGDGGSMKYAGCVLHASDPAEGESRTVIPSKGVEPSVVPPEADGIIGDGASCLWRVNLIEGMCRIIAVTPWFLKASGKKHHKKKLQPKAVFVPGTAPEVFLAVASSSPTATLSTPAPSATTKPPPKDGGESKAKVTPPVRAPMGAAPNRQEPAALGEEKSGGTVAVLGLLATDAAITTATASAASTTKAKKKAQKAVSVAASLVSASTPTAVELRTEGEAASPAAVSAESMVATVDVAAVATQPETTKWVKTTPAENWKKAEVAKEKPPVVVTYTAAATEDKQGKSSPPSTSTLAAAIHAQAATAERTKGAKESDGASGSSTVGVTGTTITSTAAHATTLAAGNLNKAPTLLRSLQPPMLAGEQHEPSRKSNKVGAGRKYRAPSTMSSTGSGSETACALQYSPGYSPYFSPPFYDVYPPPPLPPPLLQLPPPSLLRGLYEQNGYTPGYSYRGLPPPPGFTVPHSSAKTSPSYGGYYYVSDEYELPAGYDGSCNNSPSNAAWRYNTRMSSGATGITEVAKQMFGDGCVNLPYVYATPPPQLQPQRQHAGTAESSPGEDFVSFVQPYSLPANAEGHCYEAGAPVGVAADVSLTRQENEMSSFIVAPGSQRTASISFRDHLNFEADIDGSKRGMADITPLSSPRRRGVSFQCDDSPGGGSSVSMSFVPINIHRHSHHYSTAAPPPLPLQSPGTCSPGMSNTCKDCLSASAITTASPLLLQRDESNSTFTNSSGTLMMGGQHWHHARYASSPYQTGCTIMEGTGVLCGEGGGPADGSVNVTVRVRHSHNRTHSHAGSYFSDATTDPASAQRYHHDRMHSTNCSTSVASGGGFGAGATSLTGAQISHSCASLEPASIVFPGASGAGSGSVCERSSARKGDRHYHVSASCERHERQSRHHGSGVAASSTRSGDTQTLGRLADKRTGTYRWDWRMASLDIGDDD